A part of Cupriavidus sp. D39 genomic DNA contains:
- a CDS encoding TrbG/VirB9 family P-type conjugative transfer protein: MSHYLRSRFSVVGLTAAICLMLSAGPGFSADKPSRRAPPPLPALGIGDMADAMNPMNPFNGGVEPVALPGDSRLVVFPYSADQIFRVLTAPLKTTTIEFGPDEQIVGDPAWGENIRWSFDTDGANHLYVKPNGPGLVNTLSVNTNKRSYEFTLVSSPLGGIFYQKVRFRVQAPFGAKSKARAEQSGAPEERDGGAALPDAVAVSPDKLNFDYGVSGSASFKPETVFDDGKAIWMRMPKAADWPVALVKDGSDYVVANFIRRGDFLVLQRLADEVALRSGDTEVTVQRGKRRILGLF, encoded by the coding sequence ATGTCCCACTACCTGCGTTCCCGTTTCTCCGTCGTTGGCCTGACAGCGGCCATCTGCCTGATGCTGTCGGCAGGCCCCGGCTTCTCGGCCGACAAGCCCTCGCGAAGGGCGCCGCCGCCGCTGCCCGCGCTGGGCATTGGCGACATGGCCGACGCCATGAACCCGATGAATCCGTTTAATGGCGGGGTGGAGCCGGTAGCCTTGCCCGGGGACTCGCGCCTGGTGGTGTTCCCCTACAGCGCGGATCAGATCTTCCGCGTGCTCACCGCCCCGTTGAAGACGACGACGATCGAGTTCGGCCCCGACGAGCAGATCGTGGGCGATCCGGCCTGGGGCGAGAACATCCGCTGGAGCTTCGACACGGACGGCGCGAATCACCTGTATGTGAAGCCGAACGGGCCCGGTCTGGTCAACACGCTGTCGGTCAATACCAACAAGCGCAGCTACGAGTTCACGCTGGTGTCCTCGCCGCTGGGCGGGATCTTCTACCAGAAGGTGCGCTTCCGCGTTCAGGCCCCATTCGGCGCGAAGTCAAAGGCGCGCGCCGAGCAGTCGGGGGCGCCGGAAGAGCGTGATGGCGGTGCGGCGCTGCCCGATGCGGTTGCGGTGTCCCCCGACAAGCTGAACTTCGACTATGGCGTGTCGGGTAGCGCGAGTTTCAAGCCCGAAACGGTGTTTGACGACGGCAAGGCAATCTGGATGCGCATGCCCAAGGCCGCCGATTGGCCGGTGGCGCTGGTCAAGGACGGTAGCGACTACGTGGTGGCGAACTTTATCCGGCGCGGCGACTTCCTTGTGCTGCAGCGTCTGGCCGACGAGGTTGCGCTGCGCTCGGGCGATACCGAAGTGACGGTGCAGCGCGGCAAGCGCCGCATCCTTGGCCTGTTCTGA
- a CDS encoding type IV secretion system protein codes for MPLFSRRNESKKVLSPAPGMYAGEDVTQFLFDRTARVVVERNHWKLAALAAALVAVAAVMTRQPPEPVVRVVGVSGDANGKAVARELDAYQPKALEIQVAFRDVVTRMFTIEPVLTAEIEDSRIFQNINAVKKQMVGAARKQFEDWLAEDAPFRAIAQSPSLVREVQVTNIALLPDNTVAVEFVTSTRDEGTKPRKQRYAMTFRYQIDPPTSDAALSANPFGIYPVFFSIQKSAA; via the coding sequence ATGCCACTGTTCTCCCGCCGCAACGAATCCAAGAAGGTCCTCTCCCCCGCCCCCGGCATGTACGCGGGGGAGGACGTTACGCAGTTCCTGTTCGACCGCACCGCACGTGTGGTGGTCGAGCGCAATCACTGGAAGCTGGCCGCGCTGGCGGCCGCCCTGGTGGCGGTGGCGGCAGTGATGACGCGCCAACCGCCCGAGCCGGTCGTGCGCGTGGTCGGCGTGTCCGGCGATGCCAACGGCAAAGCGGTGGCGCGGGAGCTGGACGCCTACCAGCCCAAGGCGCTGGAAATCCAGGTCGCATTCCGCGACGTGGTCACGCGCATGTTCACGATTGAGCCGGTGCTGACGGCCGAGATTGAGGACTCGCGCATCTTCCAAAATATCAACGCCGTGAAGAAGCAAATGGTGGGCGCCGCGCGCAAGCAGTTCGAGGACTGGCTGGCGGAAGACGCACCGTTTCGCGCCATCGCGCAAAGCCCCTCGCTGGTGCGCGAGGTACAGGTCACCAACATTGCCTTGCTGCCGGACAACACCGTCGCGGTGGAGTTTGTCACGTCCACCCGCGACGAGGGCACGAAGCCGCGCAAGCAGCGTTATGCGATGACCTTCCGCTACCAGATTGATCCCCCGACGAGCGACGCGGCCCTCTCAGCCAATCCATTTGGCATCTATCCCGTGTTCTTCAGCATCCAAAAATCCGCCGCCTGA
- a CDS encoding CpaF family protein gives MSAPAAHPTLQFDQLEASAVAMFFQALSPIKAFVEASDIAEVMINHPESIWIERHGELRQLDIRLEPAMVEGAVRALAASVQKSAVRGTDQGIINAGYKGMRIAAVMQPTAIDGNALSIRRHRETNLSLADYVQMGAFSSRVARDTTAEKPIFDGLVEDEALKAALTQLVVQRKNILVAGGTSSGKTTLLNALVAEIPHSERVLSIEDTMELKLTVPNKVRLLSNADTRVTTQQLVALSLRFRPDRILVGEVRGGEAFDLLQALNTGHDGGMASLHANNARSALSRLESLAMLGIPTGSRWELDDMRKLIAECFHYVLHLRRTGEMRHVSEILEIQGFKHGDYVVNRVF, from the coding sequence ATGTCTGCACCAGCCGCTCACCCCACCCTGCAATTCGATCAGCTCGAAGCGAGCGCGGTCGCCATGTTCTTCCAGGCGCTTAGCCCCATCAAGGCTTTCGTCGAGGCATCGGACATTGCCGAAGTCATGATCAACCATCCCGAGAGCATCTGGATCGAACGACATGGGGAACTGCGTCAACTCGATATCCGGCTCGAACCGGCCATGGTCGAAGGCGCCGTGCGGGCGCTTGCGGCCTCGGTGCAGAAATCCGCAGTCCGCGGCACTGATCAGGGCATCATCAACGCAGGCTACAAGGGCATGCGGATTGCCGCGGTGATGCAGCCGACCGCTATTGACGGCAACGCGCTCAGCATCCGCCGTCACCGGGAAACCAACCTGTCTCTGGCCGACTATGTCCAGATGGGCGCGTTCTCGTCGCGTGTCGCGCGCGACACCACCGCCGAAAAGCCGATCTTCGACGGCCTGGTGGAAGACGAGGCGCTGAAGGCGGCGCTTACCCAACTGGTCGTGCAGCGCAAGAACATCCTGGTCGCAGGCGGCACGTCCTCGGGCAAGACCACGCTGCTCAATGCACTGGTCGCAGAGATTCCGCACAGCGAACGGGTGCTCTCCATCGAAGACACGATGGAACTCAAGTTGACGGTGCCCAACAAGGTGCGCCTGCTATCCAATGCCGACACCCGCGTGACCACGCAGCAACTGGTCGCACTGTCACTGCGCTTCCGACCCGACCGCATCCTCGTTGGCGAGGTGCGCGGCGGCGAAGCCTTCGACCTGCTCCAAGCGCTTAACACCGGCCACGACGGCGGCATGGCGTCGCTGCACGCCAACAACGCCCGATCCGCCCTGTCGCGGCTGGAGAGTCTGGCGATGCTCGGCATCCCAACCGGCTCCCGCTGGGAGTTGGACGACATGCGCAAGCTCATCGCCGAATGCTTCCACTACGTTCTGCATCTGCGCCGCACCGGCGAGATGCGGCATGTCTCGGAAATCCTGGAGATCCAGGGCTTCAAACATGGCGACTACGTCGTCAATCGCGTTTTCTGA
- a CDS encoding TrbC/VirB2 family protein: MFRSNRPAGMQLNAARTRSQQTALVLGATLLLCAQSAFAADLGLFSGLTNIICSIQALVSGPILFVIGVVVIILGAIGIANSESTIVKVVMTAIVGIGLAAAAIPIAKNLGLTQYC, from the coding sequence ATGTTCCGTTCCAACCGACCAGCGGGGATGCAGCTCAACGCCGCCCGGACCCGTTCGCAGCAGACCGCCCTCGTGCTGGGCGCGACGCTGCTCCTGTGTGCCCAGAGTGCTTTCGCCGCCGACCTCGGTCTCTTCAGTGGCCTGACCAACATCATCTGCTCGATCCAGGCGCTGGTCAGCGGTCCCATCCTCTTTGTGATCGGCGTAGTGGTCATTATTCTGGGTGCGATCGGCATTGCCAACTCCGAGTCGACCATCGTCAAGGTCGTCATGACGGCCATCGTTGGCATCGGCCTGGCAGCCGCCGCGATTCCGATTGCCAAGAACCTCGGTCTCACCCAGTACTGCTGA
- a CDS encoding conjugal transfer protein has protein sequence MRQHTVSRSLSLPRMMGGAVRGLAIANGTITALLCYATYSGGIWTVAGFFLVGLCVHLFLRWLTTSDPWWNLVLNVYNHYGDVYEPTPWHGKLSPRFRRPYGFDSDLPC, from the coding sequence ATGCGTCAGCACACCGTCAGCCGGTCATTGTCCTTACCACGCATGATGGGTGGCGCTGTCCGCGGTCTTGCGATTGCCAACGGGACCATCACGGCCCTGTTGTGCTACGCCACCTACTCGGGCGGCATCTGGACAGTGGCCGGCTTCTTCCTGGTTGGCCTCTGCGTCCACCTCTTCCTGCGCTGGCTCACCACAAGCGACCCGTGGTGGAACCTCGTGCTGAACGTCTACAACCATTACGGCGACGTGTACGAACCCACGCCGTGGCACGGCAAGCTCAGCCCGCGCTTCCGCCGCCCCTATGGCTTCGATAGCGACCTGCCATGCTGA